One Rhododendron vialii isolate Sample 1 chromosome 2a, ASM3025357v1 genomic region harbors:
- the LOC131317846 gene encoding aspartic proteinase nepenthesin-1-like encodes MASLPPSLSSLLFLTLALILISISPSLSTPRQPLDDHQDQQMKTGFKITLNHIDSGGNFTNSERLYRAVKRSNRRLQMFLTAKHPKLKTTVYAPAGEAEYLMNFSIGTPPKSYYGTMDTGSDLIWTQCRPCLECFSQPDPIFDPKKSSSFSNVSCSNNLCQVLPKSQCNAYNGCVYLYDYGDGSFTAGYLATETFTFKKVSVPNVAFGCGIFQFGPESGDGLVGLGRGPLSLVSQLGEPTFSYCLTSWLGSKHSTLLIGSHASVNGKIKTTPLIQNPLMPTYYYLSLEGITIGSTRLPVNKTTFALNADGSGGLIIDSGTPVTRLAESAYTLVKEVFISQVKLPQFNGRNSFDLDLCFKLPSDPSDRVEIPPLVFHFMDADLDLPTENYMIFDSGIMCLLMLGSGDTSSTFGSIQQQNILVVYDIYKEILSFIPTECDKF; translated from the coding sequence ATGGCTTCATTACCACCCTCTCTATCCTCCCTCCTCTTTCTTACCCTAGCTTTGATTCTCATTTCTATTTCACCCTCACTTTCTACACCACGTCAACCTCTTGATGATCATCAAGATCAACAGATGAAAACTGGTTTCAAAATTACTCTAAACCACATTGATTCAGGTGGAAACTTCACTAACTCCGAACGTTTATATCGGGCAGTAAAGCGTTCCAACCGAAGGCTCCAAATGTTTTTAACAGCTAAACATCCAAAACTCAAGACCACGGTTTATGCTCCTGCTGGAGAGGCCGAATACCTTATGAACTTTTCGATAGGTACCCCGCCAAAGTCATACTACGGTACAATGGATACCGGCAGCGACCTCATATGGACTCAATGCCGGCCTTGTCTAGAGTGTTTTTCTCAGCCCGACCCGATATTTGATCCCAAAAAATCCTCCTCTTTTTCAAATGTGTCGTGCTCCAATAACCTTTGCCAGGTGCTGCCAAAATCACAATGCAACGCGTACAATGGGTGCGTGTATTTGTATGATTATGGAGATGGTAGTTTCACGGCAGGTTATTTAGCCACCGAAACCTTTACTTTCAAGAAGGTCTCGGTACCGAACGTAGCGTTCGGTTGTGGTATATTTCAATTCGGACCGGAATCCGGCGATGGCCTGGTAGGCCTCGGACGCGGACCCTTGTCGCTCGTCTCCCAGTTGGGTGAACCCACGTTCTCATATTGCTTAACTTCCTGGCTTGGAAGTAAACACAGTACCCTTTTGATAGGCTCCCATGCAAGTGTGAATGGGAAGATCAAAACCACCCCGTTGATTCAAAACCCATTAATGCCCACTTATTACTATCTTTCTCTCGAAGGAATCACAATTGGTAGCACTAGGTTGCCCGTAAACAAAACAACTTTTGCTCTCAATGCTGATGGGTCTGGGGGCCTCATCATAGACTCGGGCACGCCGGTTACACGTTTGGCGGAAAGTGCTTATACTCTTGTCAAGGAAGTGTTCATCTCTCAAGTAAAGCTTCCGCAATTCAATGGACGTAACTCCTTCGACCTTGATCTTTGCTTCAAGTTGCCATCCGATCCTTCTGATCGTGTGGAGATACCCCCACTGGTATTCCATTTTATGGATGCAGATTTAGATTTACCGACGGAAAACTATATGATCTTTGATTCAGGTATCATGTGTTTGCTCATGCTTGGTTCAGGTGATACTTCCTCCACATTTGGGAGTATACAGCAGCAAAACATCCTGGTGGTGTATGACATATACAAGGAAATCCTATCATTTATACCAACGGAGtgtgacaagttttga
- the LOC131317845 gene encoding zinc finger BED domain-containing protein RICESLEEPER 1-like, with protein sequence MVQDRLSVIGGVIECVWEAVKYLVASEPSLIQFSEIAKQLQLPSKKLILDCPTRWNSAYLMLSAALEFKDVFPRYSERDLGFAYMPSYEEWEKVERVCQFLEIFNDVTNIISGSEYPTSNLFLTEVWRIKEILDKSIEDSDDCVRLMAIRMKLKFDKYWGESNLLMGLGTILDPRYKMVLPGFCFPVIDNDPLQKVSQLKDNLYELYNEYVVMHSRAYNELISQQSTLTGAGSLNSALLGRKVVIGRSKYESFVRQSDSIQPVKDLDIYLEEGVYICQQGMDSQFDALEWWKANSLK encoded by the coding sequence ATGGTGCAAGATAGACTTAGTGTAATTGGGGGAGTTATTGAATGTGTCTGGGAAGCGGTGAAGTACTTAGTTGCATCTGAACCTAGCCTTATTCAATTTAGTGAGATTGCTAAACAGTTGCAATTGCCTTCGAAAAAACTAATATTGGATTGCCCTACCCGATGGAATTCAGCTTATTTGATGTTGTCTGCTGCCTTGGAGTTCAAGGATGTTTTTCCTAGGTACAGTGAAAGGGATTTAGGTTTTGCCTATATGCCTAGCTATGAAGAATGGGAGAAAGTTGAGAGGGTGTGTCaatttttggagatttttaATGATGTCACAAATATTATCTCGGGAAGTGAGTATCCAACTTCTAATTTGTTTCTCACCGAGGTTTGGAGGATAAAAGAAATCTTGGATAAAAGTATAGAGGATAGTGACGATTGCGTTCGATTGATGGCGATAAGGATGAAGTTGAAATTCGACAAGTATTGGGGTGAGAGTAATCTATTGATGGGTCTCGGTACAATATTGGATCCAAGATACAAAATGGTTCTACCTGGGTTTTGTTTTCCTGTGATAGACAATGATCCTCTTCAAAAGGTTTCTCAGTTGAAGGACAATCTTTATGAGCTTTACAATGAGTATGTTGTTATGCACTCCCGAGCATACAATGAACTGATTTCTCAACAAAGCACATTAACAGGAGCTGGTTCTCTCAATAGTGCTTTGCTCGGTAGAAAAGTTGTTATAGGTAGATCCAaatacgagtctttcgttaggCAGTCTGATAGCATTCAACCGGTGAAAGATTTGGACATTTACTTGGAAGAAGGTGTCTATATATGTCAGCAAGGCATGGATTCCCAATTTGATGCATTGGAGTGGTGGAAAGCAAATAGTCTCAAGTAG